The DNA region AGATCGCGTGGAAGACCCCGGCCGTCGGGTGGCGCCGGTTGAGCCGGGCTCCCTCCGAGAGTCCGAGCAGGAGGAGGACGAAGGCGGAGCACGGCTCGGCGAAGAGGTTGTAGAACTGGATCTTGTAAGGGGCCAGCGTGCGCGGAGAAAGTTGTCCCGGGTTGGCGATCAGCTTCCAGAGCTCTCGGGCATCGAGATCCCTGGGCTTGGTCTCGAGGGCGACCATACGCTGCGGCGGGGTGTCCCACGCGGGCAGGGCGAGTTCGGGGAAGAGGGTGGAGCTGCGGAAGTTGCCGGCGGCGTCGTAGTCGACTCGATTCACGTCGATCAGGGTCCAGTGGCCGTCCTTCCACCGCCCGAGGCGCGCGAAGTATTTTTTTTGATCCGCTCCGAGCACGTTCTGCACGATCACCTCGAGGTTACGGGCTTCTTTGGCCCCGAGATCGAGCTCCTGGAAGTACCAGATCCGATGCCGGCCCGCCTCCCGGAAGATCATCCCCCGGACCGAGGTCACGGCGGAGCGGTTGCCCTTGATCTGCTCCATGATCTGGTCCCGCCTGGCTTGGGAGTTGCCGCCGGGACCGAGCTGGATGGCGAGGAGAGCGACGGTCAGGCCGACGCCCACGACCAGGAACGGGAGAAAAATGCGGCTCAAGGGGACGCAGCAGCTCTGCATAGCGATGAACTCGCTGTGCCGCTGGAACTGCATCAGGCAATAAAGGGCGGCGAAGAGCGTGGCCGGGGGTGCTACGATGATCAGCGCGGCCGGCAGGAAGGCGGTGTAGTAGGAGACCACGATCGCCGTCGGGGTCTTGTTGGTGATAAAGTCCTCGAGCGAGCCGAAGAGATCGGCCAAAACCAGGAGCGAAAGGAAGCCGACGATCGAGAAGAGAAGGGGCTTCAGAAAGGAGGCATACAAGTAGCGCGAGAGGATCTTCACGGGCTGGCGAGGTCGCGCATGCAGGATAGGGGAACGGGGTTCAAGGCAGGTTCACGCCGACGACTACGAGGCCGCGGAAGTCTCCGTCTTTGTATCCGGTCGCCCGATCCTCCGGGTAGCTTGCGCGGAGCGCGGCTTTGAGGTCCGGCGAAAAGGAGGCCGGATCTCCGTGGCAGGAGAGGCAGAGGCCGGTGATCCGGATCGGCTGGTAGTAGCGGTAGGTCGTCTTGCCCTCCGCCACCACCTTCTGCAGCAGATCGGGGGGGAGCGGTTCGTGCCGCGACTCCGCTTCTAGATAAATCCGGAGAGCTTGCTGTTCGACCGGATCAGGCGCATCCGCAGGATTGCGCACGCGGTTGGAGGTGCGCTTGAGCAGAAAAATCGCCCCGGGGGGGCGCGCCCGTTCGCGCACCTCGGTAGTAAGCGCCGGCGCTTGGATCCGGCAGACCGAAATCGCGCCGACCGGTCCTCCCTTTGCCAAGGCTCGGGTGAGCTCCTCGCGGATCGTCGTCAGGAGCGTCTGCGCGACCGGTTTTGCGATCGCCCGGATCCGTTCGCTCTCCGCAAGCGTCGGCTGCTCGACGATCGGCTGGGTGGTTTGGGCGGAAGACCTCTCGACCCCGAAAAGGAGGAGGGCGAGGAAGGTCGGAAGAAGTAGGTTCATGCGCGACCTCGCGGGGTGCCCGATTGAAGTGTGCCTTGCTTCCGGCCGCAGGAAAAGAAAAACGAAGCGCCGCGGCGCCTGGAAGCCGACGGAGGTCGGCACTTGCCTTCCGCGCTCCGCGGGCCGATAACGGTGCTGCGCCGGCAAGCCGAGGATCGTCCGGGCGACAAGAAGAGGAGGAAGGGGAGGATCGTGGGGGCGAAAAGAGAGGCAACCGGAATCCTGGCGGTCGTCATGCTCTGGATCGCCCTCGGGACGGGCCGCTCCTGGGCGTGGGATCTTCAGAATAGCGTGGTGCAAGCGGCCGAAATCATCCGCAGCTTCCGGTCGCTGCCCGAGGAGGAGATCCCGCCGGCAGTCTTCCGCAATGCCAAGGGCTTCGCCATCCTCACGGTGATCAAGGCGGGCTTTCTGGTCAGCGCCCGCGGAGGCCGGGGCTTGGTGATCGCGCGGACAGACGGCGGCTGGTCCGGGCCTTCCGCGATCGCTACCGGCGGCCTCGGGTTCGGCTTCCAGGTGGGTGCCAACCTGACCGACTTCGTGCTCGTCCTGAATACCCGGGAGGCCATCCTGGCCTTCGCGCACGGCGGCAACGTGACCCTGGGCGGCAGCATCAGCGCGGCGGCAGGCCCGGTGGGCCGGACCGCCGAGGGATCGGTGACCCCATTTGCCGCGGTGTATACCTATAGCCGCAGCCAGGGAATCTTCGGAGGGCTGTCGCTCGAAGGGACGGTGATCGCCGAGGCTCCGGAGACCAATCGGCAGTACTACGGGCGGGAGGTGAGCCCCGAGGAAATCCTGACGGGGAAGGTTCGGCCCCCTGCGAAGGCGAGGGTTCTTATCCAAGAGCTCGAGAAGCCCTATAGCGGTGGTCCGGCCGAGAAGAGCGGCAAAAAGAGCCGCACGGAGTCGGACGAGCCGCTGCCGAGCGATTAGGAGCGGTGGGAGCGGGCCGCCGGAAGAAAGATCCCCGGGCGGACCGGGAGGGCCGGCGCATTGGAGAAAAGCGGGAGCTGCGGGCGAAGGACCGAAGAGAGGGGGAACCCGCCGGTGAGGAGACGGTTTCCGGCGCATGGAGGAGGTTGCGGCCGAAGCGGTTCGGCCGCGAAGGCCGGTGAAGTTGCCGCGGGGCTCCTGCGGGTTTGCCGGGTTCTTGTCCTGCTCGGCTTCTTGACTCCAGCCCCGGGCCATGCCGAGGACCTGCTCGAGGTCTTTCGGCAGGCGGCGAGAACCGATCCCCTCCTGGCACGGGAGAAAGACCTCCTGAACGCAAACTCGGCGGGGATTTCGGCGGCCCGCTGGGCGCTCGGACCGAAGATGCAGGCTTACGGCGGAGCGGGGGTCGCAAGCCTCAATCTCTCCTTTGGGAACGCTTTCAGCCTCGCGACCGGCACGACCGCCGAATACTACACCGTGCTGCTGACGCAACCACTTCTCGACGGGCAGAGCATCGCGGCATTGCGGGTCGCGAAGTCGCAAGCACAGGCGCAGCATGCGATGGTTCTTTACCAGGAACAGCAGATGATCCTCCGGGTCGTCCAGGCCTATCTGACCGTGCTTCAGGCCGAAGCCAACCAGCGGGTGGCCGCCGAGCAGCGGGAGCTTTTTCAGAGCGTCTGGAAGCAGGCGACCGCCTTTCTCGCCGTCGGGCGGGGCGATGTCATCGCCGCTTCGGAAGCGAAGGCTCGCTTCGACGCGGCGGAATCGAACTTGACGACGGCGACCAATGCGGTCGGAATTGCCCGAAAGGTCTTGGAACGGATCACGCACGGCCCGGTCGGAAAGCTCGCGGACGTGGGGGAGATCCAGCCGCTCGGACCGCAACCGGATCAGATCGATATTTG from Methylacidimicrobium sp. AP8 includes:
- a CDS encoding LptF/LptG family permease, with translation MKILSRYLYASFLKPLLFSIVGFLSLLVLADLFGSLEDFITNKTPTAIVVSYYTAFLPAALIIVAPPATLFAALYCLMQFQRHSEFIAMQSCCVPLSRIFLPFLVVGVGLTVALLAIQLGPGGNSQARRDQIMEQIKGNRSAVTSVRGMIFREAGRHRIWYFQELDLGAKEARNLEVIVQNVLGADQKKYFARLGRWKDGHWTLIDVNRVDYDAAGNFRSSTLFPELALPAWDTPPQRMVALETKPRDLDARELWKLIANPGQLSPRTLAPYKIQFYNLFAEPCSAFVLLLLGLSEGARLNRRHPTAGVFHAIFILIAFFLVYRFFLILGQGSRLPAPLAVSLPLAGFLIFGLLRLAPLFGIDLPRPFRR
- a CDS encoding DUF3365 domain-containing protein, which translates into the protein MNLLLPTFLALLLFGVERSSAQTTQPIVEQPTLAESERIRAIAKPVAQTLLTTIREELTRALAKGGPVGAISVCRIQAPALTTEVRERARPPGAIFLLKRTSNRVRNPADAPDPVEQQALRIYLEAESRHEPLPPDLLQKVVAEGKTTYRYYQPIRITGLCLSCHGDPASFSPDLKAALRASYPEDRATGYKDGDFRGLVVVGVNLP
- a CDS encoding TolC family protein, which produces MTPAPGHAEDLLEVFRQAARTDPLLAREKDLLNANSAGISAARWALGPKMQAYGGAGVASLNLSFGNAFSLATGTTAEYYTVLLTQPLLDGQSIAALRVAKSQAQAQHAMVLYQEQQMILRVVQAYLTVLQAEANQRVAAEQRELFQSVWKQATAFLAVGRGDVIAASEAKARFDAAESNLTTATNAVGIARKVLERITHGPVGKLADVGEIQPLGPQPDQIDIWTKTAVDNQPLLHQARSLLAAAVQQIEQNRRAQWPVLSVVGSSAALGVNAVPLNIQSEAGFLTLSVPFFDGQIGARVKQAKAQARASQRYLDNAIDQVKLDTEEAFLNLQSSVSQLQSAATAVESAKTSLDGTRKGYEIGTRSVVDLLTVITDYGSARRDYYVALYNHLLDRVQLKGAAGVLTVEDIRALNDLLRKR
- a CDS encoding YSC84-related protein: MGAKREATGILAVVMLWIALGTGRSWAWDLQNSVVQAAEIIRSFRSLPEEEIPPAVFRNAKGFAILTVIKAGFLVSARGGRGLVIARTDGGWSGPSAIATGGLGFGFQVGANLTDFVLVLNTREAILAFAHGGNVTLGGSISAAAGPVGRTAEGSVTPFAAVYTYSRSQGIFGGLSLEGTVIAEAPETNRQYYGREVSPEEILTGKVRPPAKARVLIQELEKPYSGGPAEKSGKKSRTESDEPLPSD